The following proteins are encoded in a genomic region of Procambarus clarkii isolate CNS0578487 chromosome 23, FALCON_Pclarkii_2.0, whole genome shotgun sequence:
- the LOC138367783 gene encoding tetra-peptide repeat homeobox protein 1-like → MQRSSRPTTLPHPASSPVQGPLPALSRDLFLPCPVTSSSPVQGPIPALSRDLFQPCPGTSSSPVQGPLPALSRDLFLPCPGTSSSPVQGPLPALSRDLFLPCPGTSSSPVQGPLPALSRDLFQPCPGTSSCPVQGPLPALSRDLFQPCPGTSSSPVQGPLPALSRDLFLPCPGTSSSPVQGPLPALSRDLFQPCPGTSSSPVQGPLPALSRDLFLPCPGTSFCPVQGPLPALSRDLFQPCPGTSSSPVQGPLPALSRDIFQPCPGTSSCPVQGPLPALSRDLFLPCPGTSSSPVQGPLPALSRDLFQPCPGTSSSPVQGPLPALSRDLFQPCPDYHNMVKRIATWSATALTRLPQLL, encoded by the coding sequence ATGCAGCGTTCCTCGCGTCCTacgaccctccctcaccctgcttcCAGCCCTGTCCAGGGACCTCTTCCTGCCCTGTCCAGGGACCTCTTCCTGCCCTGTCCAGTGACCTCTTCCAGCCCTGTCCAGGGACCTATTCCTGCCCTGTCCAGGGACCTCTTCCAGCCCTGTCCAGGGACCTCTTCCAGCCCTGTCCAGGGACCTCTTCCAGCCCTGTCCAGGGACCTCTTCCTGCCCTGTCCAGGGACCTCTTCCAGCCCTGTCCAGGGACCTCTTCCTGCCCTGTCCAGGGACCTCTTCCTGCCCTGTCCAGGGACCTCTTCCAGCCCTGTCCAGGGACCTCTTCCTGCCCTGTCCAGGGACCTCTTCCAGCCCTGTCCAGGGACCTCTTCCTGCCCTGTCCAGGGACCTCTTCCAGCCCTGTCCAGGGACCTCTTCCAGCCCTGTCCAGGGACCTCTTCCAGCCCTGTCCAGGGACCTCTTCCAGCCCTGTCCAGGGACCTCTTCCTGCCCTGTCCAGGGACCTCTTCCAGCCCTGTCCAGGGACCTCTTCCTGCCCTGTCCAGGGACCTCTTCCAGCCCTGTCCAGGGACATCTTCCAGCCCTGTCCAGGGACCTCTTCCTGCCCTGTCCAGGGACCTCTTCCTGCCCTGTCCAGGGACCTCTTTCTGCCCTGTCCAGGGACCTCTTCCAGCCCTGTCCAGGGACCTCTTCCAGCCCTGTCCAGGGACCTCTTCCAGCCCTGTCCAGGGACCTCTTCCAGCCCTGTCCAGGGACATCTTCCAGCCCTGCCCAGGGACCTCTTCCTGCCCTGTCCAGGGACCTCTTCCAGCCCTGTCCAGGGACCTCTTCCTGCCCTGTCCAGGGACCTCTTCCAGCCCTGTCCAGGGACCTCTTCCAGCCCTGTCCAGGGACCTCTTCCAGCCCTGTCCAGGGACCTCTTCCAGCCCTGTCCAGGGACCTCTTCCAGCCCTGTCCAGGGACCTCTTCCAGCCCTGTCCAGATTACcacaacatggttaaaagaattgcaacctggagtgctactgccctcacgaggCTCCCGCAGCTTCTCTGA